A stretch of Channa argus isolate prfri chromosome 16, Channa argus male v1.0, whole genome shotgun sequence DNA encodes these proteins:
- the zgc:109986 gene encoding uncharacterized protein zgc:109986 isoform X4, whose translation MNLSEAKLELKQLLSRVSPPELPKLLHWIRNSDELDDLQLDNRTVMLQSIADDLRARLPLDAMLASETAAHHKMQQCTRPTVHVDSFLYDDEQVDALCEEGTMSRTYCLSCGSSRTAPLDFISHSFSVSELQFLFHNVLPDLSGRMLVDVGSRLGAVLYGGYVYSSASQLIGVELSEEFVQLQNDVLLRFRLNDRVQVLHADICTQDVLLQNADVLIMNNVFEFFMEPSEQLRAWRFITQNFRKRGALLVTVPSLQESLNALQEALQPGWVEELPVDYDVYLGRDTDTDSLRQIHLYRVI comes from the exons ATGAATCTTTCTGAGGCGAAGCTAGAGCTGAAGCAACTGCTTAGCCGAGTGAGTCCGCCCGAGCTCCCGAAGCTGCTCCACTGGATCCGGAACTCAG ACGAGCTGGACGACCTGCAGCTGGACAACAGAACGGTGATGCTGCAGAGCATTGCTGACGACCTGAGAGCCCGCCTGCCTCTGGATGCCATGTTGGCCTCTGAGACTGCTGCACACCACAAG ATGCAGCAGTGCACGCGGCCGACAGTCCATGTGGACAGTTTCCTGTATGATGACGAGCAGGTGGATGCTCTGTGTGAGGAGGGAACCATGAGCCGGACCTACTGCCTGAGCTGTGGATCCTCCAGGACTGCACCTCTGG ACTTcatctctcactctttctctgtgtcagaGCTTCAGTTTCTGTTCCACAACGTCCTCCCAGACCTGAGTGGTCGGATGCTGGTGGACGTTGGTTCCAGACTGGGAGCTGTTCTGTATGGG GGCTACGTGTACAGCTCGGCCTCTCAGCTGATCGGTGTGGAGCTCAGTGAGGAATTTGTTCAGCTGCAGAACGATGTGTTGCTCAGATTCAGACTTAATGACAGAGTTCAG GTTCTTCATGCTGACATCTGCACGCAGGACGTTCTGCTGCAGAATGCTGATGTTCTGATCATGAACAACGTGTTTGAGTTCTTCATGGAGCCCAGCGAGCAGCTGAG agcgTGGAGGTTCATCACGCAGAACTTCAGGAAGCGAGGAGCTCTATTGGTGACGGTTCCCAGTCTACAGGAGAGTCTGAACGCTCTGCAG GAGGCACTGCAGCCCGGGTGGGTGGAGGAACTGCCTGTGGACTATGACGTTTACCTGgggagagacacagacacagacagtctCAGACAGATCCACCTGTACCGGGTCATATGA
- the zgc:109986 gene encoding uncharacterized protein zgc:109986 isoform X2, translating to MNLSEAKLELKQLLSRVSPPELPKLLHWIRNSVVSYSDYVTQKPVCASPADELDDLQLDNRTVMLQSIADDLRARLPLDAMLASETAAHHKMQQCTRPTVHVDSFLYDDEQVDALCEEGTMSRTYCLSCGSSRTAPLDFISHSFSVSELQFLFHNVLPDLSGRMLVDVGSRLGAVLYGGYVYSSASQLIGVELSEEFVQLQNDVLLRFRLNDRVQVLHADICTQDVLLQNADVLIMNNVFEFFMEPSEQLRAWRFITQNFRKRGALLVTVPSLQESLNALQEALQPGWVEELPVDYDVYLGRDTDTDSLRQIHLYRVI from the exons ATGAATCTTTCTGAGGCGAAGCTAGAGCTGAAGCAACTGCTTAGCCGAGTGAGTCCGCCCGAGCTCCCGAAGCTGCTCCACTGGATCCGGAACTCAG TGGTGAGTTACTCGGACTACGTTACCCAGAAGCCTGTGTGTGCGTCTCCTGCAGACGAGCTGGACGACCTGCAGCTGGACAACAGAACGGTGATGCTGCAGAGCATTGCTGACGACCTGAGAGCCCGCCTGCCTCTGGATGCCATGTTGGCCTCTGAGACTGCTGCACACCACAAG ATGCAGCAGTGCACGCGGCCGACAGTCCATGTGGACAGTTTCCTGTATGATGACGAGCAGGTGGATGCTCTGTGTGAGGAGGGAACCATGAGCCGGACCTACTGCCTGAGCTGTGGATCCTCCAGGACTGCACCTCTGG ACTTcatctctcactctttctctgtgtcagaGCTTCAGTTTCTGTTCCACAACGTCCTCCCAGACCTGAGTGGTCGGATGCTGGTGGACGTTGGTTCCAGACTGGGAGCTGTTCTGTATGGG GGCTACGTGTACAGCTCGGCCTCTCAGCTGATCGGTGTGGAGCTCAGTGAGGAATTTGTTCAGCTGCAGAACGATGTGTTGCTCAGATTCAGACTTAATGACAGAGTTCAG GTTCTTCATGCTGACATCTGCACGCAGGACGTTCTGCTGCAGAATGCTGATGTTCTGATCATGAACAACGTGTTTGAGTTCTTCATGGAGCCCAGCGAGCAGCTGAG agcgTGGAGGTTCATCACGCAGAACTTCAGGAAGCGAGGAGCTCTATTGGTGACGGTTCCCAGTCTACAGGAGAGTCTGAACGCTCTGCAG GAGGCACTGCAGCCCGGGTGGGTGGAGGAACTGCCTGTGGACTATGACGTTTACCTGgggagagacacagacacagacagtctCAGACAGATCCACCTGTACCGGGTCATATGA
- the zgc:109986 gene encoding uncharacterized protein zgc:109986 isoform X1 has protein sequence MNLSEAKLELKQLLSRVSPPELPKLLHWIRNSVVSYSDYVTQKPVCASPADELDDLQLDNRTVMLQSIADDLRARLPLDAMLASETAAHHKMQQCTRPTVHVDSFLYDDEQVDALCEEGTMSRTYCLSCGSSRTAPLDFISHSFSVSELQFLFHNVLPDLSGRMLVDVGSRLGAVLYGGYVYSSASQLIGVELSEEFVQLQNDVLLRFRLNDRVQVLHADICTQDVLLQNADVLIMNNVFEFFMEPSEQLRAWRFITQNFRKRGALLVTVPSLQESLNALQQEALQPGWVEELPVDYDVYLGRDTDTDSLRQIHLYRVI, from the exons ATGAATCTTTCTGAGGCGAAGCTAGAGCTGAAGCAACTGCTTAGCCGAGTGAGTCCGCCCGAGCTCCCGAAGCTGCTCCACTGGATCCGGAACTCAG TGGTGAGTTACTCGGACTACGTTACCCAGAAGCCTGTGTGTGCGTCTCCTGCAGACGAGCTGGACGACCTGCAGCTGGACAACAGAACGGTGATGCTGCAGAGCATTGCTGACGACCTGAGAGCCCGCCTGCCTCTGGATGCCATGTTGGCCTCTGAGACTGCTGCACACCACAAG ATGCAGCAGTGCACGCGGCCGACAGTCCATGTGGACAGTTTCCTGTATGATGACGAGCAGGTGGATGCTCTGTGTGAGGAGGGAACCATGAGCCGGACCTACTGCCTGAGCTGTGGATCCTCCAGGACTGCACCTCTGG ACTTcatctctcactctttctctgtgtcagaGCTTCAGTTTCTGTTCCACAACGTCCTCCCAGACCTGAGTGGTCGGATGCTGGTGGACGTTGGTTCCAGACTGGGAGCTGTTCTGTATGGG GGCTACGTGTACAGCTCGGCCTCTCAGCTGATCGGTGTGGAGCTCAGTGAGGAATTTGTTCAGCTGCAGAACGATGTGTTGCTCAGATTCAGACTTAATGACAGAGTTCAG GTTCTTCATGCTGACATCTGCACGCAGGACGTTCTGCTGCAGAATGCTGATGTTCTGATCATGAACAACGTGTTTGAGTTCTTCATGGAGCCCAGCGAGCAGCTGAG agcgTGGAGGTTCATCACGCAGAACTTCAGGAAGCGAGGAGCTCTATTGGTGACGGTTCCCAGTCTACAGGAGAGTCTGAACGCTCTGCAG CAGGAGGCACTGCAGCCCGGGTGGGTGGAGGAACTGCCTGTGGACTATGACGTTTACCTGgggagagacacagacacagacagtctCAGACAGATCCACCTGTACCGGGTCATATGA
- the zgc:109986 gene encoding uncharacterized protein zgc:109986 isoform X3, which translates to MNLSEAKLELKQLLSRVSPPELPKLLHWIRNSDELDDLQLDNRTVMLQSIADDLRARLPLDAMLASETAAHHKMQQCTRPTVHVDSFLYDDEQVDALCEEGTMSRTYCLSCGSSRTAPLDFISHSFSVSELQFLFHNVLPDLSGRMLVDVGSRLGAVLYGGYVYSSASQLIGVELSEEFVQLQNDVLLRFRLNDRVQVLHADICTQDVLLQNADVLIMNNVFEFFMEPSEQLRAWRFITQNFRKRGALLVTVPSLQESLNALQQEALQPGWVEELPVDYDVYLGRDTDTDSLRQIHLYRVI; encoded by the exons ATGAATCTTTCTGAGGCGAAGCTAGAGCTGAAGCAACTGCTTAGCCGAGTGAGTCCGCCCGAGCTCCCGAAGCTGCTCCACTGGATCCGGAACTCAG ACGAGCTGGACGACCTGCAGCTGGACAACAGAACGGTGATGCTGCAGAGCATTGCTGACGACCTGAGAGCCCGCCTGCCTCTGGATGCCATGTTGGCCTCTGAGACTGCTGCACACCACAAG ATGCAGCAGTGCACGCGGCCGACAGTCCATGTGGACAGTTTCCTGTATGATGACGAGCAGGTGGATGCTCTGTGTGAGGAGGGAACCATGAGCCGGACCTACTGCCTGAGCTGTGGATCCTCCAGGACTGCACCTCTGG ACTTcatctctcactctttctctgtgtcagaGCTTCAGTTTCTGTTCCACAACGTCCTCCCAGACCTGAGTGGTCGGATGCTGGTGGACGTTGGTTCCAGACTGGGAGCTGTTCTGTATGGG GGCTACGTGTACAGCTCGGCCTCTCAGCTGATCGGTGTGGAGCTCAGTGAGGAATTTGTTCAGCTGCAGAACGATGTGTTGCTCAGATTCAGACTTAATGACAGAGTTCAG GTTCTTCATGCTGACATCTGCACGCAGGACGTTCTGCTGCAGAATGCTGATGTTCTGATCATGAACAACGTGTTTGAGTTCTTCATGGAGCCCAGCGAGCAGCTGAG agcgTGGAGGTTCATCACGCAGAACTTCAGGAAGCGAGGAGCTCTATTGGTGACGGTTCCCAGTCTACAGGAGAGTCTGAACGCTCTGCAG CAGGAGGCACTGCAGCCCGGGTGGGTGGAGGAACTGCCTGTGGACTATGACGTTTACCTGgggagagacacagacacagacagtctCAGACAGATCCACCTGTACCGGGTCATATGA